The following are from one region of the Mycolicibacterium helvum genome:
- the gltB gene encoding glutamate synthase large subunit, whose amino-acid sequence MLFSALPEAQGLYDPRHESDSCGVAMVADIKGQRSHQIVADGLTALEHLEHRGAAGAEPNSGDGAGILLQLPVELLREVVEFDLPAPTANGANTFAAGICFLPQDPVERLAAVDRVQAIADEEGIEVLGWRSVPVDPIGAEVGATALGCMPHMSMLFVAAPARNDGSRPGGIDLDRLVYPVRKRAEKITEGVYFPSLSSRTLAYKGMLTTMQLPKYFADLRDERCMSAIAIVHSRFSTNTFPSWPLAHPFRFVAHNGEINTVRGNRNRMHAREAMLASAKIPGDLSRLSPICTPDASDSASFDQVLELLHLGGRSLPHAVMMMIPEAWENNTTLAPARRAFCQYHASLMEPWDGPACVTFTDGTVVGAVLDRNGLRPGRWWRTIDDRVILASESGVLDIPPGEVVAKGRLEPGKMFLIDTAAGRIVSDDEIKDQLAAEHPYGEWLHAGLLDLATLPARTRVSPNHESVVRRQIAFGYTEEDLRIMLTPMAASGQEPLGSMGTDTPVAVLSQRPKLLYDYFVELFAQVTNPPLDAIREEIVTSMARVMGPEQNLLEPTAASCRQILLHWPVLDNDELNRIVHINDDGEQPGLKTAVLRSLYDVERGGEGLADAIEELRHRASEAIAKGARTLVISDRDSDHTRAPIPSLLAVAAVHHHLVRTKQRTMVAMVVESGDAREVHHIALLIGYGAAAVNPYLAFESIEDLIREGELTGIDAGTAVRNYLKALGKGVMKVMSKMGISTVGSYTAAQAFEAVGLSKDVVDEYLTGTVSQLGGVGLEVLAEEVKQRHRRAYPENPTERVHRRLEVGGEYQFRREGELHLFTPETVFLLQHSTRTGQGEVFAKYSEEVNRLSREGGTLRGLFAFKKGLRPPVPLHEVESVDAICSRFNTGAMSYGSISQEAHETMAIAMNNIGGRSNSGEGGEDEDRLYDPRRRSAVKQVASGRFGVTSDYLVNATDIQIKMAQGAKPGEGGQLPGFKVYPNIAKTRHSTPGVGLISPPPHHDIYSIEDLAQLIHDLKNANSAARIHVKLVSSVGVGTVAAGVSKAHADVVLISGYDGGTGAAPLTSLKHAGAPWEIGLADTQQTLVLNGLRDRITVQCDGGLRTARDVMVAALLGAEEFGFSTAPLIVAGCIMMRVCHLDTCPVGVATQNPELRARFNGKPEFVENFFRFIAEDVRAMLAELGFRSIDEAVGHAEVLDTDDGVAHWKSKGLDLSPIFAVPTDAHGGPLTQRRRLRDQDHGLEHALDQTLIALAEGALEDAHPVRLELPVRNVNRTVGTLLGSEVTRRYGAAGLPEDTIHITLTGSAGQSIGAFLPPGITLDLIGDANDYVGKGLSGGRVIVRPPEDVLFLPEDNVIAGNTLLYGATSGEVYLRGRAGERFAARNSGALAVTEGVGDHACEYMTGGRVVVLGRTGRNIAAGMSGGIAYVLGLNSAKVNTAMVELQSLDPDDLEWLHDVVARHVHHTGSTLAKSVLSDWPRRSAQFTKIMPTDYQKVLEATRMAKAEGRDVDTAIMEATRG is encoded by the coding sequence ATGCTGTTCTCAGCACTTCCCGAAGCACAGGGTCTCTATGACCCCCGGCACGAGTCCGACTCGTGCGGCGTCGCAATGGTGGCCGACATCAAGGGCCAACGGTCGCACCAGATCGTCGCTGACGGCCTGACCGCGCTGGAACACCTCGAACATCGCGGTGCCGCCGGGGCCGAGCCGAACAGCGGTGACGGCGCGGGGATCCTTCTGCAGCTGCCCGTCGAATTGTTGCGCGAGGTCGTCGAGTTCGACTTACCCGCACCGACGGCCAACGGCGCCAACACCTTTGCGGCCGGCATCTGTTTCCTGCCACAGGATCCTGTCGAACGGCTGGCTGCCGTGGACCGGGTCCAGGCCATCGCCGACGAGGAGGGCATTGAGGTCCTCGGCTGGCGCAGCGTCCCGGTCGACCCGATCGGCGCCGAGGTCGGTGCGACGGCACTGGGCTGTATGCCGCATATGTCGATGTTGTTCGTCGCCGCCCCGGCACGTAACGACGGCAGCCGCCCCGGCGGGATCGACCTCGATCGCTTGGTCTACCCGGTGCGCAAGCGTGCCGAGAAGATCACCGAGGGTGTCTACTTCCCGTCGCTGTCCAGCCGCACCTTGGCCTACAAGGGCATGCTGACCACGATGCAGCTGCCCAAGTACTTCGCCGACCTGCGCGACGAACGCTGCATGAGCGCGATCGCGATCGTGCACAGCCGGTTCTCCACCAACACCTTCCCGTCCTGGCCGCTGGCCCACCCGTTCCGGTTCGTGGCCCACAACGGCGAGATCAACACCGTGCGCGGCAACCGCAACCGCATGCATGCCCGGGAAGCCATGCTGGCCAGCGCCAAGATTCCCGGCGACCTCAGCCGGCTCTCGCCGATCTGCACCCCCGACGCCTCCGACTCGGCCTCCTTCGACCAGGTGCTCGAACTGCTGCATCTCGGCGGCCGCAGCTTGCCGCACGCCGTGATGATGATGATCCCGGAGGCCTGGGAGAACAACACCACTCTTGCCCCGGCCCGCCGGGCGTTCTGTCAGTACCATGCGTCGCTCATGGAGCCGTGGGACGGTCCGGCCTGCGTGACGTTCACCGATGGCACGGTTGTCGGAGCTGTGTTGGACCGCAACGGATTACGTCCCGGCCGGTGGTGGCGCACCATCGACGATCGGGTGATCCTCGCCAGCGAAAGCGGTGTGCTGGACATCCCGCCGGGCGAAGTTGTCGCCAAGGGCCGCCTCGAGCCGGGCAAGATGTTCCTGATCGACACCGCAGCCGGGCGCATCGTGTCCGACGACGAGATCAAGGATCAGCTGGCTGCCGAGCACCCGTACGGCGAATGGCTGCATGCCGGTCTGCTCGACCTCGCGACGCTGCCTGCCCGCACCCGCGTCTCGCCCAACCATGAATCGGTGGTCCGCCGGCAGATCGCCTTCGGATACACCGAAGAAGACCTGCGGATCATGCTCACGCCGATGGCGGCCTCCGGCCAGGAGCCGCTCGGGTCGATGGGTACCGACACCCCAGTGGCCGTGCTGTCCCAGCGCCCCAAGCTGCTTTACGACTACTTCGTCGAACTGTTCGCCCAGGTGACCAACCCGCCGCTGGATGCCATCCGCGAGGAGATCGTCACCTCGATGGCCCGCGTCATGGGCCCCGAGCAGAACCTGCTCGAACCCACCGCGGCCTCGTGCCGCCAGATCCTGTTGCACTGGCCGGTTCTGGACAACGACGAGCTCAACCGCATCGTCCACATCAACGACGACGGTGAACAGCCCGGCCTGAAGACCGCCGTGCTGCGGTCGCTCTACGACGTCGAACGCGGCGGAGAAGGACTGGCCGACGCCATCGAGGAACTGCGCCACCGGGCAAGTGAAGCGATCGCCAAAGGGGCACGCACACTGGTGATCTCCGACCGCGACTCGGATCACACCAGGGCGCCGATCCCGTCGCTGCTGGCTGTCGCGGCGGTGCACCACCATCTGGTACGCACCAAACAGCGCACCATGGTGGCGATGGTCGTGGAAAGCGGTGACGCCCGCGAGGTCCACCACATCGCCCTGCTGATCGGCTACGGCGCGGCCGCGGTCAACCCGTACCTGGCCTTCGAGTCGATCGAGGACCTCATCCGCGAAGGTGAGCTCACCGGGATCGACGCGGGCACGGCGGTGCGCAACTACCTCAAGGCGCTCGGTAAGGGCGTCATGAAGGTGATGAGCAAGATGGGTATCTCCACCGTCGGCTCCTACACGGCCGCACAGGCTTTCGAAGCGGTCGGGCTGAGCAAGGATGTGGTCGACGAGTATCTGACCGGAACCGTCAGCCAGCTCGGCGGTGTCGGGCTCGAGGTGCTGGCCGAGGAGGTCAAGCAGCGGCACCGCCGCGCCTATCCGGAGAATCCCACCGAGCGGGTGCACCGCAGGCTGGAAGTCGGTGGTGAATACCAGTTCCGCCGGGAAGGGGAGCTACACCTGTTCACCCCGGAAACCGTGTTCCTGCTTCAGCATTCGACCCGAACTGGGCAGGGCGAGGTGTTCGCCAAGTACTCCGAAGAGGTCAACCGGCTGTCCCGGGAGGGCGGCACCCTGCGCGGGCTGTTCGCCTTCAAGAAAGGCCTGCGCCCGCCGGTCCCGCTGCACGAGGTGGAATCCGTCGACGCTATCTGCTCCCGGTTCAACACCGGTGCCATGAGCTACGGGTCGATCTCCCAGGAAGCCCACGAGACCATGGCGATCGCCATGAACAACATCGGCGGCCGCTCGAACAGCGGCGAAGGCGGCGAGGACGAAGATCGCCTCTACGACCCGCGCCGGCGCAGTGCGGTCAAACAGGTGGCTTCCGGGCGGTTCGGCGTCACCAGCGACTACCTGGTCAATGCGACCGACATTCAGATCAAGATGGCCCAAGGCGCCAAGCCCGGCGAGGGCGGGCAGCTGCCCGGATTCAAGGTGTATCCCAACATCGCCAAGACCCGGCACTCCACACCCGGAGTCGGCCTGATCTCGCCGCCGCCGCACCATGACATCTACTCGATCGAGGATCTCGCGCAGCTGATCCACGACCTCAAGAACGCGAACTCAGCGGCCAGGATTCACGTCAAGCTGGTCAGCTCGGTCGGGGTCGGCACGGTGGCGGCCGGGGTGTCCAAGGCGCACGCCGACGTCGTCCTGATCTCCGGGTACGACGGCGGTACCGGCGCGGCGCCGCTGACCAGCCTGAAACACGCCGGTGCGCCGTGGGAGATCGGCCTGGCCGATACCCAGCAGACGTTGGTGCTCAACGGTCTTCGCGATCGCATCACCGTGCAGTGCGACGGCGGGTTGCGTACCGCCCGCGACGTCATGGTCGCCGCGCTGCTGGGCGCCGAGGAGTTCGGCTTCTCCACCGCCCCGCTGATCGTCGCGGGCTGCATCATGATGCGGGTCTGCCACCTCGACACCTGCCCGGTGGGTGTGGCCACCCAGAACCCGGAACTACGAGCGCGGTTCAACGGCAAGCCGGAATTCGTCGAGAACTTCTTCCGGTTCATCGCCGAGGACGTCCGCGCGATGCTGGCGGAGCTGGGGTTCCGCAGTATCGACGAGGCTGTCGGTCACGCCGAGGTGCTCGACACCGACGACGGTGTGGCGCACTGGAAGTCCAAGGGGCTGGATCTCAGCCCGATCTTCGCGGTACCCACCGACGCCCACGGCGGCCCGCTGACTCAGCGCCGTCGCCTGCGGGACCAGGACCATGGCCTCGAGCATGCGCTCGATCAGACGCTGATCGCGCTGGCCGAGGGCGCACTCGAGGATGCCCACCCGGTGCGGTTGGAATTGCCGGTTCGCAACGTGAACCGGACCGTCGGCACATTGCTGGGCTCGGAGGTCACCCGGCGCTACGGGGCCGCGGGCCTGCCCGAGGACACCATCCACATCACGCTGACCGGATCGGCCGGCCAGTCCATCGGCGCGTTTCTGCCGCCTGGCATCACCCTGGACCTCATCGGGGACGCCAACGACTATGTGGGCAAGGGTCTTTCCGGTGGCCGGGTGATCGTCCGCCCGCCCGAGGACGTCTTGTTCCTGCCAGAGGACAACGTGATCGCCGGTAACACCCTGTTGTACGGTGCGACGTCGGGGGAGGTGTACCTGCGTGGCCGGGCCGGGGAGCGGTTCGCCGCCCGTAACTCCGGTGCGCTGGCGGTGACCGAAGGCGTCGGTGACCACGCCTGCGAGTACATGACCGGCGGCCGGGTCGTCGTACTGGGCCGTACCGGGCGCAATATCGCGGCCGGGATGTCCGGCGGCATCGCCTACGTACTCGGCCTGAATTCGGCCAAGGTCAACACCGCCATGGTCGAACTGCAGAGCCTGGACCCCGACGATCTGGAGTGGCTGCACGACGTCGTGGCCCGCCACGTCCACCACACCGGCAGCACACTGGCCAAATCAGTGCTTTCCGACTGGCCAAGGCGCAGTGCACAATTCACCAAGATCATGCCCACCGACTACCAGAAGGTGCTCGAGGCCACCAGGATGGCCAAGGCCGAGGGGCGTGACGTGGACACCGCGATCATGGAGGCAACTCGTGGCTGA
- a CDS encoding DUF2752 domain-containing protein, which yields MARSALSIRTGALSIGTGALAIGALAYVGTVDPHRPGTLFPPCPFRLLTGWNCPFCGGLRMTHDLLHGDLGAAVVDNVFALVGLPLLAIWVAWRIRRGERAFPPPAVAVMVVSAVIWTVVRNLPGFPLVPTLISQ from the coding sequence ATGGCACGTAGCGCTCTTTCGATTAGGACGGGTGCCCTTTCGATCGGTACGGGCGCCCTCGCCATCGGCGCCCTGGCCTACGTCGGGACGGTCGACCCGCACCGGCCGGGCACACTTTTTCCACCCTGCCCGTTCCGGCTGCTCACCGGCTGGAACTGCCCGTTCTGCGGCGGACTTCGAATGACTCATGACCTGCTGCACGGTGACCTGGGCGCCGCCGTCGTCGACAACGTCTTCGCGCTGGTGGGGCTGCCGCTGCTGGCCATCTGGGTGGCGTGGCGGATCAGGCGAGGTGAGCGCGCCTTTCCGCCGCCCGCGGTCGCTGTGATGGTGGTCTCGGCGGTGATCTGGACGGTGGTCCGCAACCTGCCGGGCTTCCCGCTGGTCCCCACATTAATCAGTCAGTAG
- a CDS encoding NINE protein: protein MTEPQFGGTDGAPPPPGQYPPPPSYPMPPQYPAPGGYDPAAPFGRHPITGEPLSDKSKVIAGLLQLIGLLGIVGIGRIYLGDTKLGVIQLVVGLLTCGIGAVVWGIVDAVLILTDKVRDPQGRPLRDGT, encoded by the coding sequence GCGCACCGCCGCCACCCGGCCAATACCCGCCTCCGCCGAGTTACCCGATGCCGCCGCAGTATCCGGCCCCGGGAGGCTACGACCCTGCCGCGCCGTTCGGCCGGCATCCCATCACGGGTGAACCGTTGTCGGACAAGTCCAAGGTCATCGCTGGGCTTCTGCAGCTGATCGGATTGTTGGGCATCGTCGGCATCGGTCGCATCTACCTCGGCGATACCAAACTAGGTGTCATTCAGCTGGTCGTCGGACTCCTTACCTGCGGGATCGGTGCTGTCGTCTGGGGCATCGTCGACGCCGTCCTGATCCTCACCGACAAGGTGCGCGACCCGCAGGGGCGGCCCCTGCGCGATGGCACGTAG